A window from Myxococcus fulvus encodes these proteins:
- a CDS encoding aminotransferase class I/II-fold pyridoxal phosphate-dependent enzyme produces the protein MNLRDQLDSPLFTHFIANYTHPTGPDLLARTEAFFQWQESRRQTGLWPYSRSLEGAPTAECGVRSEGGVARHGVNFGSQDYLSLSTHPAVVEAAHRAIRDYGVHSGGSGMFGGNTTPGLQLEQALGEHLEMPYVALFATGWGAGFGAIAGLVRPEDHVVLDALSHASLQQGATAATQKVSRVPHLSNRAMRRKLQELRANDTANGILVVTEGLFSMDSDIPRIEELQNLCHEFGATLLVDVAHDLGALGPRGTGSLGAQGLLGKVDLVVGSFSKTFSSNGGFVATRSPAVRQFVRVMGGPHIFSNAILPVQAAVALESLRIVRSEEGEVLRTKAMENILALRAAFAEGGVKCLGEPSNVVPVPVGDPKVARVAGKLVFERGVFPNMVEYPAVRIRESRFRMQVMSSHSVEQMKLGAEVVLRAVAEAREFVEAPQQSPLRAARVESGKRVEV, from the coding sequence ATGAATCTACGCGATCAGCTCGATTCGCCGTTGTTCACCCATTTCATCGCCAATTACACGCATCCGACCGGCCCTGATTTGCTGGCTCGGACGGAGGCGTTCTTCCAATGGCAGGAGTCGCGGCGACAGACAGGCTTGTGGCCGTACTCGCGCAGCCTGGAGGGCGCGCCGACCGCGGAGTGTGGCGTGCGCAGCGAGGGCGGGGTGGCGCGGCACGGGGTGAACTTCGGCTCGCAGGACTATCTGTCATTGTCCACGCATCCGGCGGTGGTCGAGGCGGCGCATCGGGCCATCCGGGACTACGGCGTGCACAGCGGCGGCTCCGGGATGTTCGGCGGCAACACGACGCCGGGGCTCCAGCTGGAGCAGGCGCTCGGAGAGCATCTGGAGATGCCCTACGTCGCGCTGTTCGCGACGGGGTGGGGCGCGGGCTTCGGCGCCATCGCCGGGCTGGTGCGTCCGGAGGACCATGTGGTGCTGGACGCGCTGTCTCACGCGAGCCTCCAGCAGGGCGCCACCGCGGCGACGCAGAAGGTGAGCCGGGTGCCGCACCTGAGCAACCGCGCGATGCGCCGCAAGCTCCAGGAGCTGCGCGCCAACGACACGGCCAATGGCATCCTCGTCGTCACCGAGGGCCTGTTCTCCATGGACTCGGACATTCCTCGCATCGAGGAGCTGCAGAACCTCTGTCACGAGTTCGGCGCGACGCTGTTGGTGGACGTGGCGCATGACCTGGGCGCGCTGGGGCCCCGCGGCACGGGCAGCCTGGGCGCGCAGGGGCTGCTGGGGAAGGTGGACCTGGTGGTGGGGTCGTTCTCCAAGACGTTCTCGTCGAACGGTGGCTTCGTGGCGACGCGCTCGCCGGCGGTGCGCCAGTTCGTGCGTGTCATGGGCGGGCCGCACATCTTCTCCAACGCGATTCTTCCGGTGCAGGCCGCGGTGGCGCTGGAGTCGCTGCGCATCGTCCGCTCGGAGGAGGGCGAGGTGCTGCGCACGAAGGCGATGGAGAACATCCTCGCGCTGCGCGCCGCGTTCGCCGAGGGCGGTGTGAAGTGTCTGGGCGAGCCCTCCAACGTGGTGCCCGTCCCGGTGGGTGACCCGAAGGTGGCGCGGGTGGCGGGCAAGCTCGTGTTCGAGCGCGGCGTGTTCCCCAACATGGTGGAGTACCCCGCGGTGCGCATCCGCGAGTCGCGCTTCCGCATGCAGGTGATGTCGTCGCACTCGGTGGAGCAGATGAAGCTCGGCGCCGAGGTGGTGCTGCGCGCGGTGGCGGAGGCGCGCGAGTTCGTGGAGGCGCCGCAGCAGAGTCCCCTGCGCGCCGCGCGCGTCGAGTCGGGCAAGCGCGTCGAGGTCTGA
- the acs gene encoding acetate--CoA ligase, whose amino-acid sequence MAETQQEISSVLTETRVFPPPQEFSQRAHLKSMEDYQRLWDEAARNPDKYWGERAREELYWKEPFQTVLDWKPPHARWFVEGRTNLAYNCLDRHLATRRDKPAILFEGEPGDRRTLTYGQLAVEVNRLANGLKSLGVKKGDRVGIYLPMVPEAAVAMLACARIGAVHSVVFGGFSTEALQERMKDAGAKVVLTADGGWRKGAVVPLLKNVEAALKNMPSVEKVVVARRTGDALALTDSRMVAWDVLVNGQSDTCEPEWVESEHPLFILYTSGSTGKPKGVLHTTAGYAVVASLTTRWVFDLREDDVYWCTADVGWVTGHSYVVYGPLMNGATTVIYEGAPTHPGPDRFWDIIERYKATILYTAPTAIRAFMRLGDEYPRKKNLSSLRLLGSVGEPINPEAWMWYRDVIGQGRCPVVDTWWQTETGGIMISPLPGATPTKPGSATLPLPGIHAEILDRAGNPVPKGQGGLLFVTRPWPSMLRTVYGDPDRYVRTYFSELPGKYFTGDGARTDMDGYFWLMGRVDDVVNVAGHRLGTAEVESALVAHKLVSEAAVVGRPDDLKGTALVAFVTLKQGNAPSPELKKELAQHVSKEIGAIARPDEIRFAEALPKTRSGKIMRRLLRDVAAGKQASGDTTTLEDLNVLAALQQNDE is encoded by the coding sequence ATGGCTGAAACGCAGCAAGAAATCTCCTCGGTCCTGACCGAGACCCGCGTCTTCCCACCGCCCCAGGAGTTCTCCCAGCGTGCTCACCTGAAGAGCATGGAGGACTACCAGCGGCTGTGGGACGAAGCCGCCCGCAATCCGGACAAGTACTGGGGCGAGCGCGCTCGCGAGGAGCTCTACTGGAAGGAGCCCTTCCAGACGGTGCTCGACTGGAAGCCGCCGCACGCGCGCTGGTTCGTCGAGGGGCGCACCAACCTGGCCTACAACTGTCTGGACCGGCACCTGGCCACGCGCCGCGACAAGCCCGCCATCCTCTTCGAGGGCGAGCCCGGAGACCGGCGCACGCTCACCTACGGTCAGCTGGCCGTGGAGGTGAACCGGCTGGCCAACGGGCTGAAGTCCCTGGGCGTCAAGAAGGGAGATCGCGTGGGCATCTACCTGCCCATGGTGCCCGAGGCCGCGGTGGCGATGCTGGCGTGCGCGCGCATCGGCGCGGTGCACTCGGTGGTGTTTGGCGGCTTCTCCACGGAGGCGCTCCAGGAGCGCATGAAGGACGCGGGCGCCAAGGTGGTGCTCACCGCGGACGGCGGCTGGCGCAAGGGCGCGGTGGTGCCGCTGCTCAAGAACGTGGAGGCCGCGCTGAAGAACATGCCCAGCGTGGAGAAGGTGGTGGTGGCGCGCCGCACCGGGGACGCGCTGGCGCTCACCGACTCGCGCATGGTGGCGTGGGACGTGCTCGTCAACGGCCAGTCCGACACGTGCGAGCCGGAGTGGGTGGAGAGCGAGCACCCGCTGTTCATCCTCTACACCTCCGGCTCCACCGGGAAGCCCAAGGGCGTGCTGCACACCACCGCGGGCTATGCGGTCGTCGCCTCGCTCACCACGCGCTGGGTGTTCGACTTGCGCGAGGACGACGTCTACTGGTGCACCGCCGACGTGGGCTGGGTGACGGGCCACAGCTACGTCGTCTACGGGCCGCTGATGAACGGCGCCACCACCGTCATCTATGAGGGCGCGCCCACGCACCCGGGGCCGGACCGCTTCTGGGACATCATCGAGCGCTACAAGGCCACCATCCTCTACACCGCGCCCACCGCCATCCGCGCCTTCATGCGCTTGGGCGACGAGTACCCGCGCAAGAAGAACCTGTCCTCGCTGCGGTTGTTGGGCAGCGTGGGCGAGCCCATCAACCCCGAGGCGTGGATGTGGTACCGCGACGTCATCGGCCAGGGCCGCTGCCCCGTCGTGGACACGTGGTGGCAGACGGAGACGGGCGGCATCATGATTTCGCCGCTGCCGGGCGCCACGCCCACCAAGCCGGGCTCGGCCACGCTGCCCTTGCCGGGCATCCACGCCGAGATTCTCGACCGCGCGGGCAACCCGGTGCCGAAGGGGCAGGGTGGCCTGCTCTTCGTCACCCGGCCGTGGCCCTCCATGCTGCGCACCGTGTACGGAGACCCGGACCGCTACGTGCGCACGTACTTCAGCGAGCTGCCCGGCAAGTACTTCACCGGCGACGGCGCGCGCACGGACATGGATGGCTACTTCTGGTTGATGGGCCGCGTGGACGACGTCGTCAACGTCGCGGGCCACCGCCTGGGCACCGCCGAGGTGGAGAGCGCGCTCGTCGCCCACAAGCTCGTGTCCGAGGCCGCCGTCGTGGGCCGCCCCGATGACCTCAAGGGCACGGCGCTGGTGGCCTTCGTCACGCTCAAGCAGGGCAATGCGCCCTCGCCGGAGCTCAAGAAGGAACTGGCCCAGCACGTCTCGAAGGAGATTGGCGCCATCGCCCGGCCGGATGAGATTCGCTTCGCGGAGGCGCTGCCCAAGACACGCTCCGGGAAGATCATGCGGCGGCTGCTGCGCGACGTCGCCGCGGGCAAGCAGGCGTCTGGCGACACCACCACGCTCGAGGACCTCAATGTCCTCGCGGCGCTCCAGCAGAACGACGAGTAG
- a CDS encoding NUDIX domain-containing protein has translation MPEYRNPKPTVDCIIELAGGRIVLIRRANPPIGWALPGGFVDEGEPLDAAAIREVKEETGLEVKLVEQFFTYSDPKRDPRQHTLSTVYIGTADGEPKGSDDAAEARTFALDALPQDLCFDHGTILSDYRTYKQTGQRRKL, from the coding sequence ATGCCCGAATACCGCAACCCCAAGCCCACCGTGGACTGCATCATCGAGCTGGCCGGTGGACGCATCGTCCTCATCCGCCGCGCGAACCCGCCCATCGGCTGGGCGCTGCCGGGGGGATTCGTGGACGAGGGTGAGCCCCTGGACGCGGCGGCCATCCGGGAGGTCAAGGAGGAGACGGGGCTGGAGGTGAAGCTGGTGGAGCAGTTCTTCACGTACTCGGACCCGAAGAGGGACCCGCGGCAGCACACGCTGTCGACGGTGTACATCGGCACGGCGGACGGTGAGCCGAAGGGCTCGGATGACGCGGCGGAGGCGCGCACGTTCGCGCTGGACGCGCTGCCCCAGGACCTGTGCTTCGACCACGGAACCATCCTCTCCGACTACCGGACGTACAAGCAGACCGGGCAGCGGCGGAAGCTGTAG
- a CDS encoding histidine phosphatase family protein, producing the protein MKTELILLRHGETEWNAKGLLQGHQDSPLSPEGVRQADALAARLVTVSFSALYCSDLGRAVQTASRIAARTGHDVRPDARLRERGLGVLEGLTREEASRRHPEVFGAYATNAPDFVVPGGESTSQRLGHAVECLGEVGTRHAGERVVVVMHGGVLSSFFRHSLGIPPATPRAFSVLNACWNQFDYHQGAFRLVTWGDITHLQELSADDSSAR; encoded by the coding sequence ATGAAGACCGAGCTCATCCTGCTGCGGCACGGCGAGACGGAGTGGAACGCGAAGGGGCTCTTGCAGGGCCACCAGGACAGCCCGCTGAGTCCCGAGGGCGTGCGGCAGGCGGACGCGCTCGCGGCGCGGCTGGTGACGGTGTCCTTCAGCGCGCTGTATTGCAGTGATTTGGGCCGGGCGGTGCAGACGGCGAGTCGCATCGCCGCGCGCACGGGGCACGACGTGCGGCCGGATGCCCGGCTGCGCGAGCGGGGGCTGGGCGTCCTGGAGGGGCTCACCCGCGAGGAAGCGAGCCGCCGTCACCCGGAGGTCTTCGGCGCGTATGCCACCAACGCCCCGGACTTCGTCGTCCCCGGTGGGGAGAGCACGTCCCAGCGACTGGGCCACGCGGTGGAGTGCCTGGGCGAGGTCGGCACCCGCCATGCGGGCGAGCGCGTGGTGGTGGTGATGCACGGCGGCGTGCTGAGCAGCTTCTTCCGCCACAGCCTGGGGATTCCACCGGCCACGCCCCGCGCGTTCTCGGTGCTCAACGCGTGCTGGAACCAGTTCGACTACCACCAGGGCGCGTTCCGGCTGGTGACGTGGGGCGACATCACCCACCTCCAGGAGCTGAGCGCGGACGACTCCTCCGCGCGCTGA